CTCCTTAATGCGGGCAACGCCCTCGTCACCGCGCTCGGTCACGATGTCGGTCGCGCCGAACTCGCGGGCAAGCTTCTGCCGCGCCTCGTGACGGCTCATCGCGATGATACGCCCGGCGCCCATCTGCTTGGCGGAGAGCATGCCGAGGAGTCCGACCGCCCCGTCACCGACGACTGCGACTGTCTTCCCCGGTTTCACGTCAGCAGCAACAGCGGCAAACCACCCGGTGCCCATGACGTCTGAAAGCGTTAGAAGGCTCGGGATCAGGTCGCCCGAAGGAACCTCCGGAGTGGCCACCAAGGTGCCGTCCGCAAGCGGGACGCGCAGGAGGGGTGCCTGCGCACCGCCGACGAGTTCCCGATGTTGGCAGGACGACTGGTAGCCAATCTGGCAGTGGGGACATGTGTTGTCTGAAGTGAAAAATGAACCGATGACAAACTGGCCGCGCTTGATCGAGGTGACCGAGCTGCCGAGCTCCTCAACAATGCCGCAGTACTCATGCCCCATCGGGGTCGGCCCGCTGCTGGTCGACTGGATGCCGCGGTAGGGCCACAGGTCGGACCCGCACACGCAGGCGGCCGAGATCCTGATGATAGCATCCGTCGGTTTGATGATTGTCGGCGTGGCGCGCTCCTCGAAACGTATGTCGCGCGGACCGTAGAGAATTGCTCCTCGCATGATTTTTCTCCTCCTTTACATCTTGTATCCCGGTTTTTTGCAGAGCTTCCCTGGGCCGTTCAGAATGTCCGGCTCGTAAACCTTCTCCTTCCAGTCCTGTGATCTGACTTCTTCGATGGAGACGGAAACCGATTCTCCGACAAGAAATTTACGGCGGTCCAACATGGCAGGACCCTGCTCTTCCTGCTGGTTCTTTGTCTGTTGAGAAACACTTTCTTTGATGTCCATTTCTTTCTCCTTCCCGGCTTCTCTGAGGCTTACACTTTTCCCCCCATTTCATATGCCTGGGTCATCGCCTTACTTCCTTTGATATCTCCCATATTCCATGCGCCGGTTCCATAGATGATCCCCTTTTCCCTTGCCCCGGTAAGGCAGGAGGTAAATCCTCTGAATCCTTCCAGGGTCCTTTCCATTGCCTGCTTCCTGCTGTCCGCGGCAGTCACAATGAAATACATCTCCTTATTGCTGATCTCGGCATATCTCGCACATGTTCTGTCGATCAATGTTTTCATCTGTGCGTTCATGGTGTAAAAATAGACAGGCGTTGCCATCACGAGCACGTCGGCAGCTACCATTTTATCCAGGACCTCAGCCATATCATCCTTCTGAACACACATGCCCCCGTTGCTCTGACAAACACCGCATCCAGTACAATAAGTGATCTTTTTGTCCCGTAAGAATATCTTCTCCGCCTGATGACCTGCTTCTCTAGCCCCGTGCATGAACCGATCGCATAACAGATCGGAATTCCCGCCTTTTCTTGGGCTTGCTGACAATATTAATACCTTTTTTGTCATATACGTCATCCTCTTCACATTTTATCAGTCTTCGAGCTGCGCTACGTACCGCTTATAGGCCGGTCCTTTTCTCAAGTGCTTCG
Above is a genomic segment from Thermodesulfovibrionales bacterium containing:
- a CDS encoding flavodoxin family protein, which produces MTYMTKKVLILSASPRKGGNSDLLCDRFMHGAREAGHQAEKIFLRDKKITYCTGCGVCQSNGGMCVQKDDMAEVLDKMVAADVLVMATPVYFYTMNAQMKTLIDRTCARYAEISNKEMYFIVTAADSRKQAMERTLEGFRGFTSCLTGAREKGIIYGTGAWNMGDIKGSKAMTQAYEMGGKV
- a CDS encoding zinc-dependent alcohol dehydrogenase family protein, yielding MRGAILYGPRDIRFEERATPTIIKPTDAIIRISAACVCGSDLWPYRGIQSTSSGPTPMGHEYCGIVEELGSSVTSIKRGQFVIGSFFTSDNTCPHCQIGYQSSCQHRELVGGAQAPLLRVPLADGTLVATPEVPSGDLIPSLLTLSDVMGTGWFAAVAADVKPGKTVAVVGDGAVGLLGMLSAKQMGAGRIIAMSRHEARQKLAREFGATDIVTERGDEGVARIKELTKGIGADAVLECVGTQESMMQAIRSTRPGGYVGYVGVPHGVELNGQELFFAHVHLHGGPAPVRRFLPDLIDLVWNGKINPGKVFDLTLPLDQVAEGYRAMDERRAIKTLLRP